In Terriglobus aquaticus, the genomic window TTGGGAACTTGCGCAGGGCGTCGTAGACGGGGAGGATGGCGCCTCCGGGATAGCCAAAGACGGTGGTGACGCCTTCGCCGGCGAGGGTAGCCCAGAGGATTTCAGCGCCGGTGAGGGTTGGCGCTGCACCTTGCAGGTGATTGTTGTCCTGGCTTGATTGCATCGTGTTCTGGTCGCTCATGCGGTGTGCTCCCCGTGGTGGATGTTCAGCGACTTGCTGTACTGTTCGTGGTGCTTCAGACCTTCCAGGTGCTCTTCTGCTTCGCGAACGCCGTCGGTGACGTTCTGTGATGCGTAGAGGAGTTTGGCCTCGAGCCACTGCGAGTGCGCCTGGCGTTCGTTGTTCAGCGCGGAGACACGCAGCGCGTTGGCAAGATCGAGCGATTCGGACTCAACCTCGGTGGAGCGATAGAGGCGAATGGCTTCTTCGATCTGCGTACCGGCGACGCCGTATTCCTTCATCTCAGAGCGGACTTCCGCGGCGTGACGTAAGGCGTGCGCGAGTTCGGTGGTGTTGTTGGCCGTGCGAAAGAGCGTGATGGCTTCGGCGTAGTAGATGGCTGCGCCCGTGCGGTCGCCTGCGTCGCGACGGGCTTGCGCGACACCCACAAGCGCTTCGGCGCGCTCGCAGGCTTCATGCGCCTCGGCCTGCGCAGCGGCTTCTTTGAAAAGGCGCTCGGCTTCAGCAGCTTCGCCCGATTGGCGAAGATGCCGCGCGCGATGCAGCAGCGACTTGAACTGTTCGATCACGACGTCACCGCGCCCTGGCTGGCGCTGCCTACACTGTTGGCGTACTTGGCAAAGACGCCACGCTGGTAGCGAGGAACTCTTGGCTGAAAGTTGCGGAGGCGCTCAGCGAGTTCCTCGTCGCTGATGTTTACGTTGAGCTGGCGGTTTGGGATGTCGAAGGTGATCATGTCGCCTTCGCGCACTGCGGCGATGGGACCGCCGAGTTGTGCTTCGGGAGCAACGTGGCCAGCCATAAGGCCGCGTGTAGCGCCTGAAAAGCGGCCATCGGTGAGCAGGGCAACGGTCTCGCTGAGTTCGGGGATGCCTTTGATGGCGGCAGTGACGGCGAGCATCTCGCGCATACCTGGGCCGCCCTTTGGGCCTTCGTAGCGAATAACGCAGACGTCGTTCGGCTTGATGTCGCCACGCTCGACCGCGGCAAAGCAGAGGTCTTCGGAGTCGAAGACGCGCGCGGGGCCGGTGTGGTGGATGCGTTCGTGGCCGGCGACTTTCACGACGCAGCCATCGGGTGCAAGATTGCCGCGCAGGATGACGAGGCCGCCGGTGGGCTTCAATGGGTCTGACCAGTTATGGATGACGGGCTGGTTCGGCGTTTCGTGCGCGGTGCTGGCTTCTTCGCGCAGGGTCCTGCCGCTGACGGTGATGTTGTCGTGAAGCTGGTTGCGCTCGATGAGGCGCTGCGCGAGAACACGGCTGCCGCCGGCTTCCTGGTAGTCCTTGGCGTTGTACTTGCCGCCTGGCGACAGATCGCAGATGAATGGGGTGCGCTCGCTGATTTTGTCGAAGTCCTCCATCGTCAGCGGAATGCTGAGTTCATGCGCGATGGCAATCAGGTGGAGCACGGCGTTGGTGGAGCCGCCCGATGCGCAGACTGCCGTGATGGCGTTTTCGATGGACTCGCGCGTCAGGATCTGCGATGGCTTGATGTTTTTACGCACCAGGTCCATGACCATGCGACCGGCTTCGCGCGAGGCGTTTGCCTTTTCGGGCGACATGGCGGGGACGCCGGTGATTTCCATGGGGCTGATACCGAGGAACTCGCCCGCCATGGCCATCGTGTTCGCGGTGAACTGGCCGCCGCAGGCGCCGGGCCCGGGGCAGGCCGCGGCCTCTACGGCTTCAAGCTGGTCGTCGTTGATCTTGCCAGCCGCGTGTGAGCCGATGGCCTCGAAGACGTTGAGGATGGTGATCTCTTTGTTCGTGCCGTCGGGCTGGCGCAATTGGCCAGGCATAATCGATCCGCCGTAGAGCATGAGACCGGGGATGTCGAGACGAGCGAGCGCCATGACTGCAGCGGGCATGTTCTTGTCGCAGCCAGCGATGCAGACCAGACCGTCGAAGCTGTTACCGCGCGTGACGAGTTCGATGGAGTCGGCGATGACTTCGCGCGAGATGAGCGAGGCCTTCATGCCCTCGGTGCCCATGGTGATGCCGTCGGAGATGGTGACGGTGTTGAACTCCATGGGTGTGCCGCCTGCTTCGCGAATGCCTTGCTTCACGGCTTCGGCGACCTGGCGCAGATGAAAGTTGCAGGGGCCGATCTCGGTCCACGTGTTTGCGATGCCGATGATGGGCTTGTGCAGGTCTTCTTTGCTGAAGCCTACGCCGCGCAGGTAGGAGCGTGCGGCCGCGCGGGATGGGCCTTCGGTGAGGACGGTGCTGTTGCGCTTTCCGGGATCGTTCTGCATTGTGCTCATTTCTGCAAGGTGCCCAGCGTGTTGATCTCGGTTCGGTGTTGCCTGCGTTCTCTCCAAAAGCCGACGACAGACAGCAAGAGACCTGTGAGTTGTATCAATGCTGCTAGATGTCTGCTTGCTCGGGCATGCGCTTCAGGATTCTCCGAAAACCACAGGGTTAGAAGAGAACCGATGACAAGCAAGCCATAGGCGAACCAACGAAAAAGCCGTATTCGAGTCATCTTAGGAGCTGCTCTGCAGCGCCTTCGGAGCGGACCAGAACTCCGCGTTGTGTCTCGTTTCGAAGGCGTCGAGCGCGTCGGTGTGGCGCAGGGTGAGGCCGATGTCGTCGAGCCCGTTGAGCAGGCAGAACTTGCGGAACGGATCGATCTCGAAGCGAGCGTGGAAGCCCTGATCGTCGACTACGGTCTGGTGTTCCAGGTTGATCGTGATCTGGTGATCGGGGTTCCGGGTGGAGCGCTGCAGGAGTGTCTCGACCTTGTCGTCGTCGAGGCGGACGAGGATGATGCCGTTCTTGCCCGCGTTCGAAAAGAAGATGTCGGCAAAGGTGGGTGCGATGACGCAGCGGAAACCGTACTGCTGGATGGCCCACGCGGCGTGTTCGCGCGAGGAGCCGCAGCCGAAGTTCTTTTCGGCGATGAGGATCTTCGCGCCCTGGTATTCGGGCTTGTTCAGCACGAAATCGCGCTTGGGCAGCAGTTGTTCCGAGAGGCCCGAGCCGGTGCCCACGTCGTAGCGCCAGTCGAAGAAGAGGAAGTCGCCGTAGCCGGTGCGCTCGATGCGCTTGAGGAACTGCTTCGGGATGATCTGGTCCGTGTCGATGTTGGGCAGGGGCAGGGGAACGGCTTTGCTGGTGAGGATATTGATGGGTTCCACTAGCGACCTCCTTCGGAGTTCTGCTTCCATTTGCGGACGTCGGTGAAGTGGCCTGCGATGGCTGCTGCTGCGGCCATTTCGGGACTGACGAGATGGGTGCGGCCGCCGCGGCCCTGGCGGCCTTCGAAGTTGCGGTTGGATGTGCTGGCGCAGCGCTCGCCCGGCGAGAGAATATCGGGGTTCATGCCGAGGCACATGCTGCAGCCGGGTTCACGCCACTCGAAGCCGGCCTGCTTAAAGACGGTGTCCAAGCCTTCTTCTTCGGCCTGCTTCTTCACGACCTGTGAGCCGGGTACGACCATTGCGCGGATCTTTGCAGCGATGTGCTGGCCGCGCACGATGTCTGCCGCGGCGCGCAGGTCTTCGATGCGGCCGTTGGTGCAGGAGCCGAGGAAGACTGTGTCGATCTGAATCTGTTCCATGGGCGTGCCGGGCTTCAGATCCATGTACTCATAGGCGCGCTCGAAGCTCTTGCGATCGGCTTCAGTCGGCGCTTGGTCGAGCGTGGGCACAGCGCCGTCGATGGTGGCGTGCATGCCGGGCGAGGTGCCCCAGGTGACTGCGGGTGCGAGTGTGGCGGCATCGATGGTGAGCTCGCGGTCGAAGATTGCGCCGGGGTCTGTGGGCAGCGTGCGCCAGTGGGCAACGGCCTCGTCCCAGGCTGCACCCTGCGGGCTGAAGCGGCGGCCTTTCAGGTAAGCGAAGGTAGTTTCGTCGGGGGCGATCATGCCGGCGCGGGCCCCTGCTTCGATGCTCATGTTGCAGACCGTCATGCGGCCTTCCATGCTGAGCGCGCGGATGGCGGAGCCGGCGTACTCCACGGCGTAGCCAGTTGCGCCGTCGGTGCCGATGCGGCCGATGATGTCGAGGATGATGTCCTTTGCGGTGACGCCGAAGGGCAGATCGCCTTCAACGTTGATGCGAAAGGTCTTGGGCTTCGGTTGCGGCAGCGTTTGAGTCGCCATCACGTGCTCGACTTCGCTGGTGCCGATGCCGAAGGCCAGCGCACCGAAAGCGCCGTGCGTGCTGGTGTGCGAGTCGCCGCAGACGATGGTCATGCCGGGCTTGGTCGCGCCCAACTCCGGCCCAATCATGTGCACGATGCCCTGCGATGCGTCCTGCACGTCGAAGAACTCGATGCCGAACTCGGCGCAGTTCTTGCGGAGGGCATTGACCTGTGCGGCGCTGACCTGGTCGACGATGTTGAGGCGATCGGCAGCGCTGGTGGTCGGTACGTTGTGGTCGACCGTGGCGATGTGGCGGTCGGGGCGGCGCAGTTTGCGGCCGGCCATGCGCAGGCCATCGAAGGCCTGCGGTGACGTGACTTCGTGCACCAGCTGCAAATCAATGTAGAGCAGCGGCGGTTCGCCTGCGGGCTCTGCGACGATGTGTTGCTGCCAGATCTTTTCGAACAGTGTTTTCGGTTGCGACATCAGCGTAATCCTCTTGCTGCTTGCTTCTGCTTCCAGTACATCAGGCCGTTGGCGATGGGGAGAGCGATCGTGGCAGTAATCACGATCGCCACCCAAGGTGCGCCCCGCCAAAGCTCTATCGCCAGACCGCACACAATTGCGACGTTCACAACTGCGGCTCTGACGAGCGGTGTCATGCGGCGCTCAGCCTCGCTTCGACTTTGCCGAGGATCAACTCGCCCATCTGCGTGGTGGCGAGCGTGGTCTGGCCGGCTACGTTGCCGCGGGCGATATCGGTGGTGCGGTTGCCCTCGTTCAGGGCTTCGTCTACGGCGTCCTCGATAAGCTTCGCTTCGGCTTCCATGCCGGCGGAGTGACGCAGCACCATGGCGGCGGTCAGGATGGCGCCAATGGGGTTCGCTTTGCCGGTGCCGGCGATGTCTGGCGCGGAGCCATGCACGGGTTCGTACAAATTCACTTTGCCACCCAACGTGGCGGAGGGAAGCATGCCGAGTGAGCCGGTGATGACGCCCGATTCGTCGGAGAGAATGTCGCCGAACAGGTTCTCGGTGAGGACCACGTCGAAGTCGCGCGGGCGCGTCATCAGGTGGATAGCCATAGAGTCGACGAGCTGGTGTTCGAGCGTGACGGTCGGGTAGTCGCGAGAGACGTCGGTAACGACAGCGCGCCACAGTTGCGAGCACTCGAGAACGTTCGCCTTGTCGACGCTGGTGATCTTCTTCTTTTCGCGACGCGACGCCAGGTCAAAGGCGATGCGTGCGACCCGTTCCACCTCGGCGCGGGTGTAGACCATGGTGTTGTGAGCGCGGTCGGTGCTCTTGTGCCAAGCGCGCGGCTCGCCGAAGTAGAGGCCACCGAGGAGTTCGCGCACAAAGAGGATGTCGGCGCCGTCGGTAATCTCCGGGCGCAGGGGGCTGTTGTCGGCCAGCGCCTTGTAGGCTACCGCGGGACGCAGGTTGGCAAAGCCGCCCAGCGCTGCACGAATCCTCAGCAGGCCGGCCTCTGGGCGCTCGCTGGGTGGCAGGTGATTGAACTTGTTATCTCCTACCGCGCCCAGTAGGGCGGCGTCGCATCTGAGCGTCTTTTCGAGCGTCTCGGGCGGCAGCGGTGTTCCGTACGCCGTGATCGCAACGCCACCGATGAGCAGTGGAATGTACTCGAAGACGTGACCGCGTGCGTTCGCAACGGTGGTGAGTACATTGACGGCTTCGTTGGTGACTTCAGGGCCGATGCCGTCTCCGGCGAGGATTGCAATCTTCAGGTGCACGTACACGTCCTTAGGCATTCAGGGGGCGAGTTCTAAGAGCAGATCCTTCGCTTCGCTCAGGATGACACTGCTGTGAGAAAGGGTGAGCTAGACCGTTTGCGGCACCAGCGCGATGATGTCCTGGTCGTAGATGGACTTCTTGCGATCGGCCAGAGCCGTGAAGCGCGTGTAGGTCTGGTCAAGCTCTTCGCGGCTCAGTTCGAAGCCTAGTTCTTTGAGCCGGTGCTCCAGGGCGCGGCGGCCACTGTGCTTGCCGAGCACGATGGTGTTGGCATTCACGCCAAATCGTGAGGCGGACATGATCTCGTAGGTGAGCGGGTTGGCGAGAACGCCGTGCTGGTGGATGCCGCTGGCGTGAGCGAAGGCGTTCTTGCCCACAATAGCTTTGTTGGGCGACGGCGTGAAGGAGATGATCTCGTCGAGCAGACGGCTCGTGGCGCCAATCTCGTCCAGCTTGAGCCGGTTGGCAAAGGGGTACTGGTCGTGGCGGATGTTGAGAATGGCAGCAACCTCCTCCAGCGCAGCGTTGCCGGCGCGCTCGCCGATGCCGTGGATCGAAACTTCCACCTGGCGGGCACCACCGCACACGCCGGAGAGGGTGTTGATGGTGGCGAGCCCAAGGTCGTCATGGCAGTGCGTGGAGAAGACGACGGTATCGGCGCCGGGAACACGATCGCGCACAGCCTGGAACATCTGCTGGTACTCGGCGGGGGTGGAGTAGCCCACCGTGTCGGGCAGGTTGATGGTCGTGGCGCCCGCCTGGATGGCGACGGTGATCATCTGCACGAGAAAGTCGAGGTCGGAGCGGGTGGCGTCTTCTGCGGAGAACTCAACATCTTCGGCGAAGGTGCGCGCCAAGCGAACGCACTCCCCGGTCTGGTCCAGCGCCTGCTGGCGGGTGATGCGCAGCTTGGCTTCCAGATGAAGGTCAGACGAGGCAAGAAAGGTGTGGATGCGATTGCTCTGTGCGGGCGCCACCGCGGCCGCGGCGCGCTCGATGTCGCCCTGCTTACAGCGGGCGAGAGCAGCGATACGGGCGCCGCGCACCTCGGTCGCGATGGCGCGAACGGACTCGAAATCGCCGTCGGAGGCGATGGGGAAACCCGCCTCGATGATGTCCACATTGAGTTGCGCGAGCTGGTGGGCGAAGCGCACTTTTTCTGCGTGGTGCATGGTGCAGCCGGGCGATTGCTCGCCGTCGCGGAGTGTGGTGTCGAAAAAAAGTACCTGATTGTTTGCCGTGGTCATCGAAGAAAACCTACTAGGAGGAGTATAGAGATAAGCAAGCCTTATGCCGCATGATAGCGGTATTCAAACTGCTAATGGCGAGAGCTGCTGATGGATCTGTTTGCACTGGAAACCTTTGTTGCTGTAGCGGAAGAACGTAGCTTTTCGCGGGCGGCCCTGCGGCTGCGACGCACCCAGCCTGCGGTGAGCCAGACTATCGCCAAGCTGGAAGCCGAACTGGGTGAGACCCTATTTGAGCGAGCGGCTCGGGACGGATCGCTGACAGACGCGGGCGAGGTTCTGCGCGAATACGCCCAGAAATTGCTGAATCTACGACAGGAGGCGACCGACGCCCTCGGGGACCTGCGATCGCTGCACCGGGGGCGGCTGAACCTGGCCGCCAACGAGTACACCTGCCTCTCCCTGCTTCCGGTTCTGGATCAGTTTTGCCGGGCCTATCCCAGGATCAAGGTCGCCGTGCAGCGATCGCTTGCAAGCCGCATTCCGGACGAGGTGCTGGCGCACGGCGTGGAACTGGGAATCGTCAGCTTTCGCCCGGACGATCCTTCGCTGGAGTCGATTGTGATCTTCCGCGACGAGCTGGCGTTTGTGGTGAATCCGGGCCATGCGCTGGCGGGTGCGGAGTCTGTTTCGATCCGGCAGCTAGATGGCGAGCACTTTGTCGCGCACAATGTGGCGTCGCCGCAACGGCAAAAGGTGCTGGAGGCATTCCAGCGGCACAAGACGCACCTGCGAATCGATGTGGAGTTGCCGTCGCTTGAGGCGGTCCGGCGCTTTGTAGAGCAGGGAAACGGCGTGGCGCTGGTTCCGGCGCTGACTGTAGAGAGAGAACTGTCATCGGGGGCGCTGGTACGTGTTCCTGTCCGCGAACTGCACATGGAACGCAAGCTGCGTGTGGTGTATCGCAGGAATGCTGCGCTGTCCCACGCTGCAGTGAGCTTCCTGCGGCAGGTGGAGATGTACGCAGCCGGCTCCGGCGGTGCCTACTGCTACGAACAGGAAAAGCCGGCAAAGCTGCGATAGGGATGCTCACCGATACGGTCGCGGCGAGTCGTACAGGTACAATAACGGATGGAACGGACGGCTCGCGTTTTGGTTGTGGGCTGCGCTTCACCGCTGCGCCGCGCGTGCAGAGATGCCCTGATTTGAGGTTGGTAATTTTTCGCATGAAGAAAACAGTGTGGATTTGCGCGGTGCTTGCGGGTACCGTGGCCGCGGCAGTTGTTCCAAACGCAGCACTCGCGCAGGAAAGCCGGCAGGACGTGAGCCTGAGCGCGTCCTACCTGTTCGCTCCACAGGTGAACGGCAATGCCGCCCAGCTAAACACGCATGGCTTCCTGGGAGCGTTGGCAAGCTACCGGTTCATGCTGACCCCGCGGTCGGCCCTGGAAGCGAACTACGGGTTTACGCAGTACCGCGATACGCTGCAGAACTCGCGCGCGACCTACAACGTCCACACCCGCCAGCAGGAAATCTCGCTGGGTTACGTGTACAGCCGGACGTATCACAATTTCAGCCCGTTCCTTGAGGGCGGCGTGGCAGGCGTGTTCTTTTCGCCGATCAAGGATTTTGAGACGACGACGCTGGACGCGCAGCGGCAGACGTCGTTGGGCGGCATGTTCGGCGGCGGCGTGGCGTATGAGCTGAGCCCCAGCTTCGACCTCCGTGTGCAGTACCACGGCGTGGTGGTGAAGGCGCCCAGCTTCAAGGTGGAAGACCCGAACTACAACACCGGCCGGTATGAGTTGATCTCGACGCCAGCCATCGGCATTGCGTACCACTTCTAGCGTGACGCTGATTGCAAATAACAGAAGGCCCCGGGGAACCGGGGCCTTTCTGTTGGTACTGCTCGGTTGTAAGCGAGCGCTCTACTGGAAGTGGTATGCCGCCCCGATGGTGATGACCTGTGGCGAGAGCGATGCCGAATTCGAAGTGACATTGCCCTGGCTGACAAAGCCGCGGAAATTGAACCAGTTCTGGTATTCGTAATCCGCGCGGACGTTGATGTGACGGGTCGCGTTGTAGTCCACACCCACGCCGATGGCGCCGATGTTGTAAGCCAGGTTCGCCACGTTGTACTCGTAATTGAAGACACCGCGACCGTACATGAGCTTGCCGTAGGGATGGAAGTTTCCGTAATGGCGCACGTAGCGGCCACCCAGTTCATAGGTGCGCTCGTAGAGCTTGCTGGGGCTCGGGGCGTTGATCTGGTGGATGTTGAATTCGACTCCGTAGTGATACTTGAAATCGAACGTGGCGTAACCCATGTAGCCCTTGAACATGTCGCGGCCATAATCGGGAGCCGCCAGAACGAAGCCACCACCGGCCTGCAGGTCGCCGGCGCGGGTTGCGGTGGGTTTGGCCTGGGCGTGAGCCGCACCGGCGCATGCTAGCGAAAGCACGCAGGCGCCGCTCGCCGCCAAGGTGCGGAGTCTACGGGGAATGCAACCTTGCATGGAGTGGCTATCGGCT contains:
- the ilvD gene encoding dihydroxy-acid dehydratase, encoding MSTMQNDPGKRNSTVLTEGPSRAAARSYLRGVGFSKEDLHKPIIGIANTWTEIGPCNFHLRQVAEAVKQGIREAGGTPMEFNTVTISDGITMGTEGMKASLISREVIADSIELVTRGNSFDGLVCIAGCDKNMPAAVMALARLDIPGLMLYGGSIMPGQLRQPDGTNKEITILNVFEAIGSHAAGKINDDQLEAVEAAACPGPGACGGQFTANTMAMAGEFLGISPMEITGVPAMSPEKANASREAGRMVMDLVRKNIKPSQILTRESIENAITAVCASGGSTNAVLHLIAIAHELSIPLTMEDFDKISERTPFICDLSPGGKYNAKDYQEAGGSRVLAQRLIERNQLHDNITVSGRTLREEASTAHETPNQPVIHNWSDPLKPTGGLVILRGNLAPDGCVVKVAGHERIHHTGPARVFDSEDLCFAAVERGDIKPNDVCVIRYEGPKGGPGMREMLAVTAAIKGIPELSETVALLTDGRFSGATRGLMAGHVAPEAQLGGPIAAVREGDMITFDIPNRQLNVNISDEELAERLRNFQPRVPRYQRGVFAKYANSVGSASQGAVTS
- the leuD gene encoding 3-isopropylmalate dehydratase small subunit, with product MEPINILTSKAVPLPLPNIDTDQIIPKQFLKRIERTGYGDFLFFDWRYDVGTGSGLSEQLLPKRDFVLNKPEYQGAKILIAEKNFGCGSSREHAAWAIQQYGFRCVIAPTFADIFFSNAGKNGIILVRLDDDKVETLLQRSTRNPDHQITINLEHQTVVDDQGFHARFEIDPFRKFCLLNGLDDIGLTLRHTDALDAFETRHNAEFWSAPKALQSSS
- the leuC gene encoding 3-isopropylmalate dehydratase large subunit, whose protein sequence is MSQPKTLFEKIWQQHIVAEPAGEPPLLYIDLQLVHEVTSPQAFDGLRMAGRKLRRPDRHIATVDHNVPTTSAADRLNIVDQVSAAQVNALRKNCAEFGIEFFDVQDASQGIVHMIGPELGATKPGMTIVCGDSHTSTHGAFGALAFGIGTSEVEHVMATQTLPQPKPKTFRINVEGDLPFGVTAKDIILDIIGRIGTDGATGYAVEYAGSAIRALSMEGRMTVCNMSIEAGARAGMIAPDETTFAYLKGRRFSPQGAAWDEAVAHWRTLPTDPGAIFDRELTIDAATLAPAVTWGTSPGMHATIDGAVPTLDQAPTEADRKSFERAYEYMDLKPGTPMEQIQIDTVFLGSCTNGRIEDLRAAADIVRGQHIAAKIRAMVVPGSQVVKKQAEEEGLDTVFKQAGFEWREPGCSMCLGMNPDILSPGERCASTSNRNFEGRQGRGGRTHLVSPEMAAAAAIAGHFTDVRKWKQNSEGGR
- the leuB gene encoding 3-isopropylmalate dehydrogenase, translating into MHLKIAILAGDGIGPEVTNEAVNVLTTVANARGHVFEYIPLLIGGVAITAYGTPLPPETLEKTLRCDAALLGAVGDNKFNHLPPSERPEAGLLRIRAALGGFANLRPAVAYKALADNSPLRPEITDGADILFVRELLGGLYFGEPRAWHKSTDRAHNTMVYTRAEVERVARIAFDLASRREKKKITSVDKANVLECSQLWRAVVTDVSRDYPTVTLEHQLVDSMAIHLMTRPRDFDVVLTENLFGDILSDESGVITGSLGMLPSATLGGKVNLYEPVHGSAPDIAGTGKANPIGAILTAAMVLRHSAGMEAEAKLIEDAVDEALNEGNRTTDIARGNVAGQTTLATTQMGELILGKVEARLSAA
- a CDS encoding 2-isopropylmalate synthase, coding for MTTANNQVLFFDTTLRDGEQSPGCTMHHAEKVRFAHQLAQLNVDIIEAGFPIASDGDFESVRAIATEVRGARIAALARCKQGDIERAAAAVAPAQSNRIHTFLASSDLHLEAKLRITRQQALDQTGECVRLARTFAEDVEFSAEDATRSDLDFLVQMITVAIQAGATTINLPDTVGYSTPAEYQQMFQAVRDRVPGADTVVFSTHCHDDLGLATINTLSGVCGGARQVEVSIHGIGERAGNAALEEVAAILNIRHDQYPFANRLKLDEIGATSRLLDEIISFTPSPNKAIVGKNAFAHASGIHQHGVLANPLTYEIMSASRFGVNANTIVLGKHSGRRALEHRLKELGFELSREELDQTYTRFTALADRKKSIYDQDIIALVPQTV
- a CDS encoding LysR family transcriptional regulator, which produces MDLFALETFVAVAEERSFSRAALRLRRTQPAVSQTIAKLEAELGETLFERAARDGSLTDAGEVLREYAQKLLNLRQEATDALGDLRSLHRGRLNLAANEYTCLSLLPVLDQFCRAYPRIKVAVQRSLASRIPDEVLAHGVELGIVSFRPDDPSLESIVIFRDELAFVVNPGHALAGAESVSIRQLDGEHFVAHNVASPQRQKVLEAFQRHKTHLRIDVELPSLEAVRRFVEQGNGVALVPALTVERELSSGALVRVPVRELHMERKLRVVYRRNAALSHAAVSFLRQVEMYAAGSGGAYCYEQEKPAKLR
- a CDS encoding outer membrane protein, whose translation is MKKTVWICAVLAGTVAAAVVPNAALAQESRQDVSLSASYLFAPQVNGNAAQLNTHGFLGALASYRFMLTPRSALEANYGFTQYRDTLQNSRATYNVHTRQQEISLGYVYSRTYHNFSPFLEGGVAGVFFSPIKDFETTTLDAQRQTSLGGMFGGGVAYELSPSFDLRVQYHGVVVKAPSFKVEDPNYNTGRYELISTPAIGIAYHF
- a CDS encoding outer membrane protein, with the translated sequence MLTTDAYSIQDGRPLSASLKPEADAADSHSMQGCIPRRLRTLAASGACVLSLACAGAAHAQAKPTATRAGDLQAGGGFVLAAPDYGRDMFKGYMGYATFDFKYHYGVEFNIHQINAPSPSKLYERTYELGGRYVRHYGNFHPYGKLMYGRGVFNYEYNVANLAYNIGAIGVGVDYNATRHINVRADYEYQNWFNFRGFVSQGNVTSNSASLSPQVITIGAAYHFQ